ACTCTTTGGCGGAGTGTCTTTTATTTTTACTAAAGGAGGAAAACAGATGACAACACTAACTGCAAGCCATACGAAAGACCTAATTAATGGAACAATCAGATCCATTAAACAGGTTCTTCCTATCGAAATCAAGATAGACAAAGCTTCCCTGGTGAAACCTCCTTTTTATCCCAATGAGCTAGGTGTATTAATTGGAATTACGGGAAGTTTAAACGGCCAGCTATTAATTGACGGAACAACTCAAGGGATCGGTAAAATTGGAGAAAAAATGTATGGCATGCAGTTAGAAGGAGCCATGTTGGAGTCTTTTTTTGGAGAGCTTGGGAATATGTTTGCAGGAAACCTGGCAACTTCCATTGCCTCTGACAGCTTTAAAATCGATATTACACCCCCAACCATCCTAGTAGAAACTAAGAAACTCTCAAGCTTCAACCAAGGTATTAAGGTTCCTATTTTAGAAGAGACAAGCCATTTATTGAATATCTTATTTATGATAGAAGGGTGAAAGGAAGGCCAAGAGCCATCCTTTTTCACAAGACAAGAAAGAAAATTTGTCTAGCTCCAGCGAAAAAGCTTCCTCGAGTAATCTTCGAAGTTTTTGCCCCGAGTAAGGAAAGCTACATAGAGCTACTTTGCAGAAACAAGTGCTTTTCTTGTTTCGAAGGGCGCTTGCGCTTTTCTTATTCATCTGGTGATGTCTTTTTTAGAAAAAAGGCCAGAATAACACCGATTCCGCTAACCATACCAGCCACAACAAAGGACATATTCACTCCGTGGATATAGGCTTCTACCCCATACTCCTTTGGATTAAGGGCACTATTTGTCATAACGGTAACTAAAAAGGCAGTTCCTATCGAGCCTGATACTTGTCGCATGGTATTATTCATTGCTGTTCCATGGGCGATTAAACGCTGAGGCAGTTGGTTTAAACCAGTAGTCGTGACAGGCATCGTGACTAAGGCAACACCAAACATTCGGAATGCATTAACAGTTGCCATATATACAAAAGATGTGTTACCGGATAAATCCGTAAACATGAATGTCGTAATAGTTACGATGGACATCCCAGTGATAGCAAGCCATTTAGATCCAAACTTATCAAAAAGTCTCCCACTAATGGGTGACATGACTCCCATGACAAGAGCACCCGGCAATAGCATCAGTCCCGATTCAAGAGCTGTGAAATCATGCATGTTCTGCATATAGATTGGCAAAATAGTTGCTCCGCCAATCATAGCGATAAAAACAAAGACCCCTAATATGGTGGATAAAGTGAA
This Bacillaceae bacterium S4-13-56 DNA region includes the following protein-coding sequences:
- a CDS encoding chemotaxis protein CheX translates to MTTLTASHTKDLINGTIRSIKQVLPIEIKIDKASLVKPPFYPNELGVLIGITGSLNGQLLIDGTTQGIGKIGEKMYGMQLEGAMLESFFGELGNMFAGNLATSIASDSFKIDITPPTILVETKKLSSFNQGIKVPILEETSHLLNILFMIEG